A segment of the Branchiostoma floridae strain S238N-H82 chromosome 10, Bfl_VNyyK, whole genome shotgun sequence genome:
tggctctagcgtaagccgttctggcgatGTGCGAGATAAAAGTTGGCGCTGGCCTCAAAAGAGACCCCGTCTAAATTGGGTTATAAGTGTACATAAACAAGCAAAGATTATGTAAATGCAGAAGTCACATGATGATATAAGGGCTAAAAACTCTTGTTAGGTTTGAAATACTCGAAACCCGCAAGAAAAGTGCTGcagtttatgttttttttttcttctttcgttttcagaaaaaaagggtACACGGACAGCAGACACCTTACGATAAAAAGAACCAAAATAAGGTAAGTAGTGGTACCTTCCAAGTTTTGAGGGGCGTGAGGTTTTCAGCCGTGAGATGTCATGTTGAGTAATTTGCAAAAATCTGTACGGCATCCCACGCAATATTACAGTGTTCAAAAGTGGAAGTATTATGAATAAGgtaatctgcatgatattgacaccTATTGCACTGTATTATCtcatctacatcatcatttcatactttgagcggtttaaaaacggcccagagacaagtcgCACGACGATTTTCCTTATTATTGGAACGacgatattccttattattggaactacgatattccttattattggaaCCCAGAAAAATATGGACTTGATCCGGAATCTTCATGCGACTTGTTTCTGTGCCGTTTTTAACGGCttaatttatgaaataatgatgtaaatgcgCTAAAATATAATgaattagatgtcaatattgtacagactgccttattcagaatgttttcatttctaaaGCTGCAATATTTCTTTGGATGCCTTTAAAACATCAGAGCAAGCCGATATTACCATTTGAGGCCATGGATACGAACCTGTGAATTTATCCTATGAAAACCAGTTTTCTTATCCCTCTTGACGGTTGTCCTGTCGTCTAAAAATGAAACCTAACGTTTGCTTCAGGACAAAAAATCAAGCAGTAATTTGGTTTGTAAAAATCATGGCATCATATCAGGGAGTGTGAGGTCCAAAATACTAAGCACGGAATCTGATGATGATTAAAGGATCGGAATCATTAGGAATGTTATCATGTCGGTTGTTTTGACGTTTAAGTGTTGATTGGGCCGAATGTGAGTACAGATATCGATGAGACCTGTTTCTGTAACTTTTGGACGTTCAATCTGGACAATTGTGCATCTTTTCCCTACAGCTATCAACTTTATATAGTCGTTTGGTCAGTCTGTGTTAATTTCAGGCGCTCCACACGTAGCCTTGTTGTTTATCTCTTACATTCTCATTTCTGTAACATTTCAGTACGAGGTATACTTAAAGTCGGAAAAGCCACAAGACCAACGGAGTCGTTCACCTTCCCTACCGAACATCTCTGGTAGGTAACTGGAGCAACTAAACGGGAATATGACCAGTTGATTTCGAAAGGGAATATGACCAGTTGATTTCGAAAGGGAATATGACCAGTTGAAATCTGTCCTCTTCTAGAATAACACAACCTGTTCATCAAAATGGTCCAACATACTGCACTCCATTATCACATTTGTCCGTGACGAAAAGATGCCAAAACGTTGAAGTatcaactttttttgtcaagtAGGGAAAATAAGGTTAGTTTTGTTTTACAAGGGCACAGTCCGTTAGAATTTGAAGTTAGGTCCACAGGTCCAGGACAAAAGTATCAAATTTCACATTTGTGGTAAGATTTAAGTTGATATCAACGCCATTGCACAAATACATTCTCATGTGGATTTTATTAAAGAGAATTGACGTCAATATTTCTAAACAGTGATGACAGTTTAACAAGTCATCTCTTTGTTTTCcatcagtaactgttacaggaAACCCAAACGAGACACCGTCAGAGCCTGGTCCACACCGGAACTCGGATCCGTGTATACACTATAATGGTAACTAAGTAGAGCAACTAAACGTTATTATATATGACCAGTTGAAAGCTGTCCTCTTTGAGAGCATGAAATGCTTCAATATACCTATTACAATGTGTCTGACTCGATTGTCAGCGTTATTGTATCTTACAATAGATCTGTGTATAATAATTCTTGACAGTCAGTTCAAGCATAAGAGATATAAGAGTATTTATCATGATCGCTTACTAATATTATTAACATGTCATACACTGTTTCCTGACGCCTTAAACTACACAGAATTTATGAATAAAATTATTCACTAATCCAGATGGTCTATTTTTCATAAAGATAATGTAAAAGATTCGTAAAGAAGGGGCAGCGAAAAATTCAACAATTGTTCCCCCTTTTATCCATATATATATTCCGAGCTTCGACACATACGTAGCACGAATACCTAATATGTGATTACGATTAATCACGGTTAGGTGGCGCTCCTTGGGGGCAGCCACGTATGTATTGAGCTCTGCCAATTATTCCTCTTTTTAGTGTTTATTTTACGCGAGACCTAGCCCTACTTCGAAACTATGTTTGTGAACTGTTCCCGAATGTTTATGGAACTCTTGTAGACAAGTTTGGGCATAGTGGCAAGAGATTTCTACGAATTTGTGAGTTGAGAGTCTGACCGGAAATGCCTCCACCATGGGCGCAGACCCCGCTGCTGCGGTACTCCTTGAATTTCCTGCGAGGACTAAAACGGGCAGCTGTGCCGACTGGTCCAGACCTGAAGGAACATCTACTCCGCCTCGGAATCTGGAAATGGAGATGCAGGCCAAGAGGGAAGAAAGCAGGGAAACTCTTTCAACGTAAGATTTCTCCCATTATCGGCAATAGACCCTTCGTATGCAAATGTACAGCGTCCTTACCTGACTCAAGCCATATCCGAgtacacaaatgcaaatcagATGGATTCCAGTCGTTCCTGCCTAGAAGCCGTCAGTGTGCTACAACAAGCCGTGTTTTGACAAGGATTGTCACGTCTCCGTCATCTTGTGAGCATCCATGCGTCACTCATCATAAACCTAAACAGAAAACGTTTTATGATCTACCTTCACTGTTTCTCAGTAACGCCCGGTCACTGAGCAACAAACTTGAGGAACTGGAACTACGACTCCGTGACCTCCATTCTGGTGTCGCTATCATCTCCGAGACATGGTTCCAAGAACAGTCACTAGCCGTGATGACAGACATTCATGGCTATACGACGTTCTCCCGACCACGCGTGGGACGACCAGGAGGTGGGGTCGCAGTATATGTCAGGGATGACATCCACTCGAGCGTCCTTGATATCCCCGTTCCTGAGGAGTTAGAGTGCACCTGGGTGAAGGTACGACCACATCGACTCCCCCGGAATGTATCCAGTCTAGCGGTCTGCGCTGTTTATTCACCCCCGGACTCTCCACACAGTGAGTTGCTAATCGACCACTTAGTGAACACCGTTGATTCCCTCCAGGTTAAGCACCCACACATTGGGATAATCATCGGTGGTGATTTCAACCGCGTAGATGTTAGCAAACTGTGTATGTCCCACAACCTACGTCAACTGGTAGACCGCCCTACAAGAGACCAAGCTACCCTTGACCTCATAATCACCAACCTGAACTCCTACTATTCCACTCCGAGCATATCCGACCCCCTTGCCACAAGTGACCATAACACCGTCGTCGTGCAAGCAAAGAGTACACCTGTCAGCAACAAGATCATCAAGCGGGTTTGTAGGCCTTTCCGTGACTCAAGTATACGTCTATTCGGTCAGTGGATTACTACCCATGACTGGTCGGAAGTCCTGTCAGCCCCAACCACAGCCGAGAAGTCCCGTGTTTTCTACAACACCCTGCAATCCAAGATGGACCATTTCTTCCCCGTAAAACTCACCCGCCTACACATGTTCGACAAACCTTGGATTACACCTGAAATCAAGTCATTGATCTACCTGCGCCAAAAAGCCTTCGTGAACAATGACAAAATGACATACAGTCATCTAAGAAACAACGTACAGCGCAAGATCCACGCATCAAAGGCAAAGTACTACCACACGAACGTCAAATCattaaaagaagaagacatcgCTTCGTGGCACAGGCAGATCAAGTCCATGGCCAACTCTAACCGCTCGGAGCCTGACATCCAGATCGACGGTTTGGATCCCAGCGACACACCTAGTATTGCTAACGCAATAAACAAATCCCTTGCAACTGTGATCAACTCCCTACCGCCGTTGGATTTATCATTGCTACCAGCTTACCTACCGGCCCGACCTCCGCCTACAGTAAATCACTGGGACGTCTACATGAAGTT
Coding sequences within it:
- the LOC118424306 gene encoding uncharacterized protein LOC118424306, with translation MGADPAAAVLLEFPARTKTGSCADWSRPEGTSTPPRNLEMEMQAKREESRETLSTNARSLSNKLEELELRLRDLHSGVAIISETWFQEQSLAVMTDIHGYTTFSRPRVGRPGGGVAVYVRDDIHSSVLDIPVPEELECTWVKVRPHRLPRNVSSLAVCAVYSPPDSPHSELLIDHLVNTVDSLQVKHPHIGIIIGGDFNRVDVSKLCMSHNLRQLVDRPTRDQATLDLIITNLNSYYSTPSISDPLATSDHNTVVVQAKSTPVSNKIIKRVCRPFRDSSIRLFGQWITTHDWSEVLSAPTTAEKSRVFYNTLQSKMDHFFPVKLTRLHMFDKPWITPEIKSLIYLRQKAFVNNDKMTYSHLRNNVQRKIHASKAKYYHTNVKSLKEEDIASWHRQIKSMANSNRSEPDIQIDGLDPSDTPSIANAINKSLATVINSLPPLDLSLLPAYLPARPPPTVNHWDVYMKLQKVKTRKAAGPDAIPGKLIKEFAYELSVPLADILNSSLQQGLVPDEWKNATVVPVPKCKPPSVNELRPISLTSLLSKVAENFICQWAMTDILPNIDAQQFDLVTVYITYIRPITEYCAPVWHPGLPSVLTPIARRLFSSPNSDSEDTPVMNVPGVGEKLGSTLQGAGYNTVGDLKEQIENQ